One Equus asinus isolate D_3611 breed Donkey unplaced genomic scaffold, EquAss-T2T_v2 contig_614, whole genome shotgun sequence genomic window, AATTTCCAACCCATATAGAAATTACCCTGACAgtatgcaggaggaggggacagcagccataaaatttagacagtgctttacagtttgtaaaggGGCTAATATCTCCTTTAATATTACAGATACCTAAGCAGCCTCTACTACTCCCATTTTACTACTGTTACCTCACTTCCAAAAACATGCGACTCGAAAGTTAAGCCATTCCAAATCCTGGCCACATACCTGAAGGCTGGCCATGTTCCAGAACCCATCCAGGTCTGCACAGGTGGTATCCTTTTTGCCTCATTTGTATTCCAAATTGTCCACCAGTTCTTCAAGCCgtttgaatatttctgccttaaggagtcttttttgaccaactgcgaggggaataagatcttctgctaaggaaaagatgagatttttaaaagctagagaacaaaacaggaccttgattgcaagtcagccagctgataagacgacctcaccccaaatatcctggggcttccagaatcaaactcttaccttaaagcaaaacaaaaaaacatcgactacaaaactttgtcataccaatactgagcattaactgtctgcttctgttcccactaaaacgtagcaatattcattctcatatatgttgctacatagtaaacagcattctgctcaccttgtattttacaagaattcaacctcaaacaactcactgtacatcagcatctaaggacttcacacagcacacaaatgattttttctaaaaagcttctccaaataagattaaggaaatatcagaaaatttgttccatatttatttaggtcattttcattcagaaaatattttgcataattaaacaatactagatatagatgtcactcaaaaagtcataaaaaatctaacaataaatAGGCAAACGTTTAACTCCCAGGAATGATTGCTAACATTCTAATTACTTACACCTTATAAGTCATCTACCATTTTAGCACAGAGATACTAGTGAACGtatgttgagaaatgaaaagtcttgctattttgattaacaaaactataaagttcggcaacactagatttttgtttcagataaatgtagacatattaaaataaacaatgcagagccaccctggtggccaagtggttgggtccatgcactcaccttcagcagcccagggttcactggttcagatcctgggcccagacctacacaccgctcatcaggccatgctgtgctggcatcccacgcagaagaactagaatgacctacaactaggatatacagctatatgtcagggctttggggagagggaaaaaaaggaggaagactggcaacagatgttagctcagggccgatcttcctaaaaagaataaatacataaataaaataaaataaacaaagctaagacaaaaaacataaatgttccctccctttgtttggaatctatacttcaagcttcctttcccactcaaggcagtcggtcaatattaattcctctctttcatatcagagaatctttctaaaattatgacatgtttcagctttacaaatgtttctcataCTAATATCTAAGTATTAGCAATATGACACTTATACAATAGCGATTTTCCAGAGctgatgcttattttatgaactgtgatatattaaaatccataaatacaagttgatatcctatacatgtccatctttctacacctaaaacttacgtggatggttaatgccaagagcaactttccaagctaatatttctagttctttccgttctcatttatcagagatgaaacagaaagaaccagacatgcctgagttctgtctttacttctggtattgcccatggaactgagaccaacccaactgcccagagtaagttgaagctaaaccctgtaagactggaattacagtgtcagggcctcacAGATTCTAATTAGTAGGCTTTGCTTGTCCAAGGGCGGTAGTTCTCAACACTggtcaattttgccccccaggggacatctggcagtgtCTAGAGCACCTTTGTCACAAACAAGAGGAGTGCTACTGGTCTGGGACGTTACACAACATCCTGCGATGCAGAGGACGGCCCCACAACaagaattatccaatctgaaatgtcagtagtgcaagttgagaaaccccggcccaagataaattgaatctgtctctttataaaaagcatcttagcaggagaaactgaggatagttttttttcttagaagaaaaaattagctgtttatatctaatgaaaacttaattaatgagaaaggagacttgTCTTAGATCCGACATTATTTAGTTGGGTAAATTGCTTATTATCTCAATGTCTCAGTCCAACAACACGGTGGACTagctcatctctaaaatcccttacaatcataaaaccttacgttctacaaacagctgaagtggctctgaaatatactcattcataatagaacaaatgagtattaaaagtataggaagataatatttctcctctatttgattgtcaaagcccaaaaaagtggttagtactgtattggaaaagatgtgagaatctccttgctacattcactcaagaacatagtatgtcatcatttcctgtgtgatgtggagcgttggggcctttctccagatgcagtcctctgatctgtgtccaaggcatttaggtgacatggcttttaggttcccaaacaggaactctaattttcagtcttcatagtTGGAGAAACATAATCCTATCTTATGATTTAGTGGGCCAAGGAGCCTACCATCATCTCCCTCtatccttcttttgtaaaataaacattaacttagtttctttgtttgaaaaaaaaggtatgataaaataggaactcccatattttgctgagggaatgtaaattgaggtctttatttatttgcacaggAGAGGATTGAAAAGCATCCAGGCTTGTTTTTTGCAGGCTTGACAGTAATACTACAGACTGAACTCAATGGAAACAACCAGCAACAGGGACCTACTAAGTAAATCGTGGTGTAGCCATACAATTGGATACCATGcggccattaaaacacacacaaaaacagcatgagaaagttcttaaaggactcaaatggaatatctcctacatttaacattaaatgaaaacagaatagtatgctactgtttacatttaaaaaaagtttatctacatatgcattatgtatctctggaagaattcacaagaaatgaataacactTGCCTCTGTGGAAGGTTCGAACTGTAGGGTTGGGAGCAGAGTTGGAAAAAAGGCTTCTCACTTGtacctctttctatcttttaagttagcaaccacatgaatatactagccattgaaaaagatttttaatttaaaagataaataaaaatcactcaaggtcagtttcctcctaattcatctacgtattatattaaggttaaaatagtttaattttggttttaaatgtctagacattaatacaaaatgcttacactgggaacaaacgcacagacctgaaatgcagcacatgtcgctgctgagatgtctgatcctcctttatttcaagtgatgggacttcttttattggaaagccatgtaaattttcagtagtagtttcatttttatttaagacacgatctatagattaaagaaaacattacatatacatttcaaagcagCAACTCCTATAATGACATCCCCCacaagacaaatttcttaaatccttcaattttttcaacattgaaatttaaaattgtaaataaatttaaaatttaaataaaattttatttctgcctcaaagatttcattcatcagatctccttttacagtgtctctcaatgttcttcatctcttgaaatttacatttcggtCCTCCTCTCAGTCTGCAGTCCTCATTCCAGCTCTGTTTCCAGATAGCCCTCCCCATGCTTTTCCGTCTCTTCTGACCCTGAGATCACACCCTGAGCTACATGGTGAGACACATGGTGGAAAAGACTCTAAACGATCTCTGATAAACCATAACccagagaaacaagtaaaaaattcatgaaaataccaTACCTGTGCTCCCAACTGTCAGAGAACTCAAAGGACGGCGTAATTCGTCGGAATCTTGATGTACTGAAGTTTCACTTTTGTGtgccaacatttcttttgttacttctggAGCCTCATCACTAAGCAAGAGCAAAAATACACTTCGTAAAACATGAACCCATACATCTCactgaaggatttcaaaattatgttgttttttaaaaacatgggataaaatagaaatatgtttctgttttttaaaacatgtctaatCTAGAGGGAAAAACCGTAAACACCTCCAGCGGGAAGGCCCGTCTCTGCCCCCTGTGATGAGATCCACAGATGCAAAGCCCTCTCAACCGGACATACACACTTAGGAGTCTCAGATGCCGCAGAGCAGTTCTCGGTCAATCTGCCGCCAGCCAGCCTTTGGAAAGCAACCTTGCCATTTCTTGTAAagattcaaactgattttttctccccactttacaagttaatcattttgtcttttgagatagcttttataaagtagtactcagtaaaaaaaacacaaacaaaaaaatccaaaccatgtctgagctgcagtatagcaatttcttctttctaaaaatttatttctaagtgttgcaattaagtcacttcttaaaagcaaaaaaaagcaaattgaatcgtgaaaataataatgcacagaaaatatcaaatctgtcaaatacattattgtatccttctgaaaaattttttggagaggtcaaattttcatgatttgtaatgaacatagtttactaactaaataacttaaaaagcacaGGCCAAATTTAAGAAAGGCATTCGTTCTCCATGTCAGCAAGGAATTCATTAATAACATCTCATTCTGTCACTGGCTGTCAAAGTAGCGGTGCTTGTTGGAGTCTAGGTGTTACGTCATAGCTCTTCAGACCATCTGGTGGCCGAAACAGAAAATCTACTGGTGCGAAGGATGGCCTCCCTTTCACTTCTGCAGGATTTGTCTCAGGTAACTTTTCCACTTTGGATAAGACTCCATCTGGATCCCTTCCGTTTGTCACACTGGTTTGTGATTCCAAAGTATTTACTTCGCTATCAACTTTAAAAGACATGACCTGGAtgtgaataaacagaatagagtgagagtctctcttcttgggatatattccaccaattttttaggcccgaaaatgtgaaagttaagaGATATATCCCAcgtacataatttaagaaacaaaaacaaatacaattaaatgtttacatggagtcagaagaccagctacataaaccattgctatggtccagaaagagggagaaccaatccatattaaaaaaactatgtaataggttttaggtattaccaaaaattaaaatatatgaaaactaaggTGGAAAAATTCACTCACCTAACAAATACgtatctttttacttaaattatattGATAATTACAAAGGTTTGAGAATCAGAAATCCAATGTTTATTGGATTACCAGTATTGTCAAGGACataatcttttttaataactttggattattataaataagtttatcatatgagcaaaactatttttcaatgtggcacaataagattaaccatataaaatgtgaagcgtattttctttttcaagtcaatttgttatttggtagtttttttttactgtaatataattggcatacaacattacattagtttcaggtatacaacatgattcaatatttgtatattgtgcaatgatcaccccagttagtctagttaacatccatcaccatgcacagttacaaattttgttttcttgtgatgagaacttttaagatctactcttagcaactttcaaatatacaatattattaactgtagtcaccatgcagtacattacattctctacttacttattttataactggaagtttgtacctttcaaccacctttgccaatttaatccactcatttcaacataatttttagaggtttctacgtttctgagttttaatgagaTACGTATTTCTACCCGGACTAGAGTTTAAGGGTAACACTGTGcttgaggcctgtgtggctgcaaaGGTAGACACTAGCGataatccttaaggagaaaaccaaccttgagggaggagctgtgaggTCCAGCTGCTCGCCTGTGAAGATCACCCTGTACTGCCTTCCTTGGAGGATCTATGTCTGATTTTTGGTAAGAACCTAGCCAGGTTTCTTACACTTTggcataactttgttttttttttttaaggctaaggaATTATAGCATGGATTATAAATTAAGGGATTGGGTCCTCGAAATGGTGGCTCTTTTTGAAGActctaccaggcactatgctagatgctgtcagaaacgtcaggtgatttcattcttgaaactactctgtgtagaTATTACATGTTACAGCTGGGAGAACAAACTCATAGCTTCCCCAAGATTATATAGCCAATTGGAAGCGAGACAATAGGCAAACTCAGGCCTAGCTGAATCCAGAGTCAACGCATTTCACCCACTGCACCCATCTCCTAGCCGATGCTCACATGAAGGTTTCCgtcagctgtgtttttattttctctcttctgttaaccaaactacacattctctacctataaggttttaaagatgagacacCTCACAAACCATAACAGTAAACCCTCTTGACGCTTCCTTGTGCTTCAAGAGGTTTTCACACACGTGGAGGTTAACCTCTTGAAGCAGTTTTGTAAGCTTAATTtcagcttcatgaaaataaaaatgagattttccaaatgtctagaaataaacagatacttATACTCTACCTTGCCTGGTTCTTCTTCGATCTTTTTGGCAGGCCTTCCTTGATctggtacttttctttctgttatattatctaaaataaaaatgacataacagatccattttgactagatagaaaattctgcattaaaaatgctaggtaaggagccggtccagtggcatagcagctgagttcatacactccactttggtggcccggggtttgctggttcagaccctgggcatggacctatgcactgcttatcaagccatgctgtggcagctgtcccacatataaactagaggaagatgggcacagatgttagctcaaggccaatcttcctcgaaaaaaattaaaaagtactaggtaatttgggaaagaaaaaaaggcaacaatatgAATCTATGCCTTAAtggattttatgattaaaagtcattttaaaatatcctatttaaaataccctatttaaatacgataaatacagataaaacttcctgccaagtataggatatctgtttacaaaaccaaaggtgctaaagtattttaccttttgcctctgactatcaaatgcatatttattatagaaaatcaggaaaagcaaagcgCAAAAAACAtcaccccagaggggctggccccgctgcgcagcaggtaagttcacgcttctgctttggcagcccaggtgctcagatcccgggtgcggacccacccactgcctgtcgaaaacatgctgtggtgggtgtcccacatataaagcagaggaagatgggcacggatgttagctccgagccactcttcctcagcaagaaagaggaggattagcggcagatgttagctcagggctaatcttcctcaaaaaataaataaataaaaatcactcaagatgaccttattcagaaatcatcactgctgacaattcagggtatgcttttccagtttttttcctatgttcacatattcacatacatattttagaattgtgatcacactgttcagaattggacctgttttctttgcccacttaATACATCCTGGACCATGTCATGAAGTGTCTTTCACAGGATCGTTCTTAAACGCTACACTGTATTCCACCAAACAAATGGGCTGTAATTTACTGGGGCCATTAATCTTCACTTTGTGGCGCTGCCCACCGGTGCACATGCTTCACCGCTTGAGCGCCCACTGTGTGCTAACTGGATGGTGGGGCACTGAACCTGTCTTCGGGACCTGGAATCTCCCGTTTCCTCCTCGCCTACTCAAAGAAGTACACgatgactttaaaaactgaacacgaaaaacctcagggaccagagcattctacttcagccactgaTGAAGGAACAGTTCTCACCACGTGCCGCTCGCGTGGCCGGCACAGCCAAGGCTGCTCCCGCAGAGGCTGCACTGGCGGTGCCTGCCCCCGAGGTCTGCTTCGCTCTTTGAGTCATCGACCGAGTGGTTCTCACGCACGTGGGCAttgcaggctgccctgctgcgggaaccatgaaattaaatgctttcgGTAATTACTAAAGCATTGTTGCGGCAACGTCAGAGCTTATAATAATAAGCTACCTTTTTCTCGTTGGACACTTTCTTTTCAGAGGTTTGTCTTTGACCAGATCGTGTTGCTCGAACATCACTCCTATTAATGATCTATTGAAAAGATTAGGTGGTATGTGATTTAATTGCTTGATGAATcaaattaccacattttcaatCGGTATTTTGACCCCTCATCTGAAATCTATTGTAAATGACCCAGCAAAAAATCCACCACCCCAAAtaagatgagatgaaaaaagttttccattatatagatttccttacaaactttttgtagaatcctagaattttgaaaatgccaATAGCCTAAGCTATTCTAAATAGCTGACTATAATCTTCTGAGAGTCCTTAAACATACCAGCATGTTTTCGcttcaaaacttttgaattttgtctggaaaaatctTCTCCTGGATAGAAAACTCTTCCCACAGTGCACTCTGCAACTTCCTTGGAGACTGCATTCAAAGCGCCACCGTCTCAGTGAGGCCCCATCGGAAGCTCACCCTGTACCAGCTTCAATACTCcccatctgcctttttttttttttatttcccgcaTAATACTTAGGACcatcacatactatatatttttcttttcattgcctatctcacatgtaagctccatgaaaacagggaatGTTGCTTTATTCATTACTATATCCTAGAGCCTAGAGGAACATGGCAGTGACTCAATTTATTGAATACGTGAAACGGAGCCTTCTCACCTGATAAAGAGACATGCTATTTACCTCCTTGCccacttcactttattttagtaatcgtcctattaactttgtccataatggtgttctgaagacccgtaagtttatcccccaccctacgtgctttatatccctatctgcattttatagtgacatggatgcataatagagcccagtaaacaaacagagtgacacacagagttggtatagatctcataagggatgtttggcaatgaatatttcaagtgagtacttccttagcatctagccaaaactgctctatgtcaccatgccaataacagggagtttggtactgttaactctagtaaaataatcactctgattgaagctgataatagatttaaaatgaatttacttactcTGAGAAAAGGAGCACGATTCATCATTTTAGTAACAATTATCTACTATCAACTTCACCCTAGTCAGCTCCATTTGGGCTTTGGCCTTTGACCTGGCAATCCATACAAGATGGAACagcattaaaacaatcaaaagcagacaaagttaaaaaaaatgaactgccataatttacttccatgtctcattacaaaataaagtctccattttaaagttaaattttaccctTAGTCATCCAACCCTTAATCATTTATGGCAAAAAGATACTTGCTAActtaaattactctcttttctggttctggtttgatttaaattatgcttaaaagcctcaaaacttactcatatttctcagtgagcacaaaggagaaatttcatactatattttccaggtattagaatccttgttaatatgatgaactggaaatatttggaaggggtcaatgaagaaactagagtattaagatctcttctctcctgtttatgaaaagatactgcacagcttactttcttagctttgacagtttgccttcaaatccaatgattgtgcacttgtcctctgtccataagaaaatggagacctgatcacaaagcaaggaagaaatccagcaagagaaggattgattaaaagtgataagttatttatcaactctaaaattcctgaagaagCACAATCAGACTTCTTCTGTAGATTAGAAGCCACTTGCTTCTCCAAATCTCAGGGAAGATCTAGTGCTGAAGAAACGAGGCACAAAGTAAACAATATTCAGCGATGGCTATTgtctaagtagaataaaaaactacTGGTGAATCGTAGTATTTAACACAACaatgtgtgtctttttccccctacatataacactttgtaaatagctgtttacagtttagaccaatgactggtgccttacatactcttgagaagccagattaaattcagccccttccaagaggtcttctctgatgttcctccaaacagaaacaatctcGCCCTCCTcgaacacatacacaccatatttttctgtatctttccaccttgagctacattctactaattttggtCACTTCCACCTTATCCTAAGGTCACATGCAGAGTAATCAAAGGTCtctcaaatcaatgacattcctgaagcaaacaaaaacaggcgatatcttgagcttttatattattcaattcttatttaaatcaggaatgaatacacagccaacaagagactaccttgaaaagagcaaatcaccagtgactacctaatttacaaatccagctgcctgtgttcaaaCTTCATCCCCCTTAACTCAtggatcattctcttctttagatcacccctcctccagcttctgtcctgTTTTAGCTCTCCTGCCAATCTGACCTATCACTGGTACCTGACTTCTGCCCACTTGAAGGTGCTCTCTAGTCCTCactctttcacaatgtgtatatctTTACTGGAGTGGTCTCATTTAGCCCTACAGCTTAAACCCCCATCCATACTCCCAATATCATATCCTAAATCCACCACTCAGCATGGATCTCcgtcctgattttcaaatttttattcccaactgcctgttatccagatggcccaaatgagctgcagaaaaagcaggaaaagcattaTCAATATGCACCCACTTAGGCATGTTCCTTTTCCTGGCTTCCACCCCTCTTTTAGCTGCAGCACAATTTATATGGTTGCTCAAactaatttatcttcagaatcatcttatctccgactcttcaatttccttcacccctcaccatctgcttggtccccgtcaaatttatctcctgagatgtctcacacctgtttcttcctttaagccCACTGCCCCAGTCCCCTTATCCTGTCTCATCTATTCCATCACGACAGTCTCACTACAGTCTTCCTACCTATAAGTTCTTCCCCTTCCAGACTACGATCTTCCAGCCTAGGGTAATCTTCCTGAATTATTAATCTGATCATGGTACAAGCTCATGTATAAGCCTCTCTTGACTCTCCGCATCCGACAGGGTGGACGCCAGATCCTTCGCCCGGCCTTGCCcgtccagcctggctctgactgcTTTGCTAGTTTTATCCCGTGTCAACCTACCTATGGCTGCACCGAGAGACCTCATCTCCATCTTCTGAACTATTAGGATgtcactcccagctcctgccaactagctaagtgaataaagggactacaggga contains:
- the LOC123284662 gene encoding disks large-associated protein 5-like — encoded protein: MNTSTPTKKDNITERKVPDQGRPAKKIEEEPGKVMSFKVDSEVNTLESQTSVTNGRDPDGVLSKVEKLPETNPAEVKGRPSFAPVDFLFRPPDGLKSYDVTPRLQQAPLL